In Crinalium epipsammum PCC 9333, the following are encoded in one genomic region:
- the priA gene encoding primosomal protein N' produces the protein MSNYNFGLSATVAEPGSFYDLGSTQDRLVEVLVDCPGVQGLYTYRIPPDMQVEPGDILNVPFGSQQVGAIAIREINQLPADLNLSQIRDVEEVVCSGFFPTNYWTLLERVAEYYYTQLIQVVKVALPPGLLARSQRRIRLKPDNIENPSPSPSPLAGRGAREIENPNPQKGSRASGVEAFLSHAASSILQLLQAGKTGDYTWKYLQQQLSKKHRITPTPARRGLQELIRRGLVESYLEEQRPPQPQLKQAVSLTGYRHSPDLTSRQRELLKFLGQHDGDLWVDDFVEIYNTTRETIQRLEEKGCVVIEEREILRLESSPVVESDRSKSLTESQTQALATITNLSNFAQVLLHGVTGSGKTEVYLQAIAPLLEQGKSALVLVPEIGLTPQLTDRFRARFGNKVCVYHSALSDGERYDTWRQMLTGEPQVLIGTRSAVFAPLPKLGLIILDEEHDSSFKQDQPVPTYHARNVATWRAELENCPLVLGSATPSLDTWVTINQGSRENNFSNPSPLSPPPSPSHYLSLPERIQSRPLPPVEVVDMRQELREGNRSIFSRSLKEALQQLQEREQQGILFIHRRGHSTFVSCRTCGYVIECPNCDVSLAYHHTQERAPELLRCHYCNFVSAHPSNCPECSSPYLKFFGSGTQRVVQELEKEFPQLRPLRFDSDTTRTKGAHRTLLTRFVNREFDLLVGTQMLTKGLDIPQVTLVGIVAADGLLHFPDYRASERAFQTLIQVAGRSGRGDDPGRVILQTYTPEHPVIQAARTHDYQSFTEAELQQRATLNYPPYGRLILFKLSSLEETAVQETAELLANELEKNEPNDSTSSYEILGPAPANIMRVANRYRWQILLKLPLDSTVTLPDFNYLRELCPSSVSLTIDVDPLNMM, from the coding sequence ATGTCAAATTATAATTTTGGTTTATCTGCTACTGTGGCTGAACCTGGGTCATTTTATGATTTAGGTTCTACTCAAGATCGGTTAGTAGAAGTATTAGTAGATTGTCCAGGGGTGCAGGGATTATATACTTATCGCATTCCGCCTGATATGCAGGTAGAGCCTGGAGATATTTTAAATGTGCCATTTGGATCGCAACAGGTAGGAGCGATCGCAATTCGTGAAATTAACCAACTACCCGCAGATCTCAATCTCTCTCAAATTAGGGATGTCGAAGAAGTAGTTTGCAGTGGGTTTTTTCCAACTAATTATTGGACGCTATTAGAGCGAGTAGCCGAATATTACTACACGCAACTAATTCAGGTAGTAAAGGTAGCATTACCACCTGGATTACTCGCGCGATCGCAGCGTCGGATTCGTCTTAAGCCAGATAATATAGAAAACCCCTCCCCCAGCCCCTCCCCGCTTGCAGGGAGGGGAGCAAGAGAGATAGAAAACCCCAACCCCCAGAAAGGAAGCCGTGCATCTGGCGTTGAAGCGTTCCTGAGCCACGCAGCTTCATCAATTCTGCAACTGCTGCAAGCAGGAAAAACTGGAGACTATACTTGGAAATATCTTCAGCAGCAACTGTCAAAAAAACACCGTATTACTCCTACACCAGCAAGACGTGGGTTACAAGAATTAATAAGACGAGGTTTAGTAGAAAGCTATCTAGAAGAACAAAGACCTCCTCAACCACAATTGAAACAAGCAGTTTCACTGACGGGTTATAGACATTCACCCGATCTCACTAGCCGACAAAGAGAACTATTAAAATTTCTGGGTCAGCATGACGGTGACTTGTGGGTAGATGACTTTGTAGAAATTTATAATACCACCAGAGAAACAATTCAAAGATTAGAAGAAAAAGGCTGTGTTGTAATTGAGGAACGAGAGATATTAAGATTAGAATCTTCTCCTGTAGTGGAAAGCGATCGCTCTAAGTCTTTAACAGAGTCTCAGACGCAAGCATTAGCAACTATTACGAACTTATCTAACTTTGCACAAGTACTACTGCATGGGGTAACAGGTTCAGGGAAAACTGAAGTTTATTTGCAAGCGATCGCACCCTTATTAGAACAAGGAAAATCAGCCTTAGTATTAGTCCCAGAAATCGGTTTAACACCCCAACTAACCGACCGTTTTCGCGCCCGTTTTGGCAATAAAGTTTGCGTTTATCACAGCGCCCTTTCCGACGGTGAACGCTACGATACATGGCGACAAATGCTCACAGGTGAACCACAAGTATTAATTGGTACTCGTTCCGCAGTATTTGCGCCCTTACCAAAACTAGGTTTAATCATCCTAGATGAAGAACACGACTCAAGTTTTAAACAAGACCAACCAGTTCCCACCTATCACGCCCGTAATGTTGCAACTTGGAGAGCAGAATTAGAAAATTGTCCCTTAGTACTAGGTTCCGCCACACCCTCTTTAGATACTTGGGTAACTATTAACCAAGGAAGCAGGGAAAATAATTTTTCTAACCCCTCTCCCCTCTCCCCTCCCCCCTCCCCCTCTCACTACCTCTCCTTACCAGAACGCATCCAGTCCCGCCCTCTACCCCCCGTAGAAGTCGTAGATATGCGTCAAGAATTGCGGGAAGGAAACCGTTCAATATTTAGTCGTTCCCTCAAAGAAGCATTACAACAACTACAGGAACGTGAACAACAAGGAATTTTATTTATCCATCGGCGGGGACACAGCACATTTGTATCTTGTCGCACTTGTGGATATGTAATTGAATGCCCTAACTGTGATGTTTCCTTAGCCTATCACCACACCCAAGAAAGAGCGCCAGAACTACTACGCTGTCACTACTGTAACTTTGTCAGCGCCCATCCCTCAAACTGCCCAGAATGTAGTTCCCCTTACCTAAAATTTTTTGGTAGTGGTACTCAAAGAGTTGTCCAAGAATTAGAAAAAGAATTTCCCCAATTGCGCCCTCTCCGCTTTGATAGCGATACCACACGCACAAAAGGAGCGCACAGAACCCTATTAACCCGCTTTGTGAATCGAGAATTTGATTTATTAGTTGGTACTCAAATGCTAACTAAAGGGTTAGATATACCCCAAGTAACTTTAGTAGGTATTGTTGCAGCAGATGGGTTGTTACATTTTCCTGACTATCGCGCTTCCGAAAGAGCATTTCAAACCTTAATCCAAGTTGCTGGTCGTTCTGGTCGAGGCGATGACCCAGGAAGAGTAATTTTGCAAACTTATACGCCCGAACACCCAGTTATTCAAGCAGCGCGAACCCATGATTATCAATCTTTTACTGAAGCAGAATTACAACAACGCGCCACCCTCAATTATCCTCCTTACGGACGTTTAATTTTATTTAAACTTAGTAGCCTTGAGGAAACAGCAGTTCAAGAAACTGCGGAATTATTAGCAAATGAATTGGAGAAAAATGAGCCAAACGATTCTACATCTAGTTATGAAATATTAGGACCAGCGCCAGCTAATATTATGCGAGTAGCTAATCGTTATCGTTGGCAAATTTTGTTGAAGTTACCTTTAGACTCTACCGTAACATTACCTGATTTTAATTACTTGAGAGAACTTTGCCCATCATCAGTAAGTTTAACAATTGATGTAGATCCATTAAATATGATGTAA
- a CDS encoding pentapeptide repeat-containing protein, producing the protein MLASKAFLCEARISSASRKRERESVKKPGSHLPNRSFSVQLNRLPLVTRRCAACLLEISLVAMSALIPYGIGVYAKNHSTTGLVPLNPLVITTEKAIAKTLALPWRRQGIPQVPPLTNLFWCGALLAPLVVVSWQLYLLGKTGQTLPKRWFGVVVVRKTGAPPGLVKILIREILSFTFLPLEVAYFIWRLTGSFPDLAILLGLGGLTVLGQNATLFFNPDRRAIHDRLAGTFVLNANQYGLPYRERSQKVQPLRQEKPFKVEGSSNWTKPNPSATNKPKLYQRVTTIVFSSPFRFSEWRLWDWMRQHPGMTLLIATGTGTVLVLGTFIGLQVYIQNQVSRRVSSEQNNQVFLTLVKQLTTTDVNATAERRAAIVALATLKDPRSLDFLVDLLSQEKTEELIDTIGQSLVSNGNEALPDLQRLNQSLTNDLKTRNQNNSEEQRLIAVRLRATQSAIAKIITLYNDQVHNSDLSRIDLSSSSTGFAPFNLILDKADLSGINFKGANLTNASLRNSKFYNFGQDKRFGTFDDAIADLSGADLKEANLTGADLTHVSMNRTSFIRATLNNSNLSYAQLKGANLSNSKLIGANLDQAVLEDANLSAANLADANLMQANLRNANLSSAKLAGINLTNAQLQNANLQNTDLSSSDLRGTNIVGANFQGAIFAASEFSDSENFNQRLPTVDSAARLQGVDFSQANNLDSQQITIICSQGGVHPQCP; encoded by the coding sequence GTGCTTGCATCAAAAGCATTTCTCTGTGAAGCAAGAATCTCCAGTGCATCGCGTAAGCGAGAGCGGGAGAGTGTCAAGAAACCTGGTTCACATCTACCTAATCGGTCTTTTTCGGTGCAGCTTAACCGATTACCCCTAGTCACTCGACGTTGCGCGGCGTGTTTGCTGGAAATATCACTGGTTGCTATGAGTGCCTTAATTCCCTACGGAATTGGGGTATATGCGAAAAATCATTCAACTACAGGGCTAGTTCCGCTCAATCCCTTAGTAATAACAACCGAAAAAGCGATCGCCAAAACATTAGCTCTACCTTGGCGGCGGCAGGGTATACCTCAAGTTCCACCACTGACAAATCTTTTTTGGTGTGGCGCATTATTAGCACCGCTAGTAGTTGTAAGCTGGCAATTATATTTATTAGGGAAAACAGGTCAAACACTTCCCAAACGTTGGTTTGGGGTAGTAGTAGTCAGAAAAACTGGCGCACCTCCAGGTTTAGTAAAAATATTGATCCGTGAAATATTAAGTTTCACTTTTCTACCCCTAGAAGTTGCGTACTTCATTTGGCGGTTGACAGGCTCATTTCCCGATCTAGCAATTTTACTAGGGTTAGGTGGGTTAACAGTTTTAGGACAAAATGCGACATTATTTTTCAATCCCGACCGCCGCGCTATCCACGATCGTTTAGCTGGAACCTTCGTTCTCAATGCTAATCAGTATGGTTTACCTTATAGAGAACGTAGCCAAAAAGTCCAACCTTTACGGCAGGAAAAGCCTTTTAAAGTAGAAGGATCTAGCAATTGGACAAAGCCTAATCCAAGTGCAACTAACAAACCCAAACTTTATCAAAGAGTAACTACAATTGTTTTTAGCTCACCCTTTCGCTTTTCAGAGTGGCGACTTTGGGATTGGATGCGACAACACCCTGGTATGACGCTCCTGATTGCAACTGGTACAGGTACAGTTTTGGTGTTAGGAACTTTTATTGGTCTTCAAGTTTATATCCAAAATCAGGTGAGTCGGCGAGTATCTAGTGAGCAAAATAACCAAGTATTTCTAACCTTAGTCAAGCAATTAACTACTACTGATGTTAATGCTACCGCCGAACGACGCGCGGCAATTGTAGCATTAGCAACTCTTAAAGACCCGCGTTCTCTTGACTTTTTAGTAGATTTGTTATCTCAGGAAAAAACAGAGGAACTGATTGATACAATTGGGCAATCACTGGTGAGTAATGGTAATGAAGCTTTGCCAGACTTGCAACGGCTCAATCAATCCCTGACTAATGATTTAAAGACGCGAAATCAAAACAACTCCGAAGAGCAACGATTGATTGCTGTGCGGCTGAGGGCAACTCAGAGTGCGATCGCTAAAATTATCACCCTCTACAATGATCAAGTTCATAATTCCGATCTGAGCCGGATTGACCTGAGTTCATCTAGCACTGGTTTTGCACCTTTCAACCTAATTTTAGATAAAGCTGATTTGTCGGGAATTAACTTTAAAGGTGCAAACCTGACAAATGCCAGCTTACGCAATAGTAAATTCTACAATTTTGGTCAAGACAAACGTTTTGGAACATTCGATGATGCGATCGCAGATTTGAGTGGAGCAGACTTAAAAGAAGCAAATCTTACAGGTGCTGACCTCACCCATGTATCCATGAATCGTACTAGCTTTATCCGAGCAACTCTGAATAATTCTAACTTGTCTTACGCTCAGTTAAAAGGAGCAAACCTGAGCAATTCTAAGTTAATTGGTGCAAATTTAGATCAAGCCGTTTTAGAGGATGCTAACTTAAGCGCAGCTAATTTGGCTGATGCTAACCTAATGCAAGCTAACCTCCGAAACGCTAACTTAAGTTCTGCTAAATTAGCGGGAATTAATCTCACAAATGCCCAATTACAAAATGCTAACTTGCAGAATACCGATTTAAGCTCATCTGATTTACGTGGTACAAACATTGTGGGCGCAAATTTCCAGGGCGCTATCTTTGCGGCTTCAGAATTTTCTGATTCTGAGAACTTTAATCAACGTCTACCAACCGTTGATTCAGCCGCCCGCCTCCAAGGAGTTGACTTTTCCCAAGCTAACAATTTAGATAGTCAACAAATTACTATAATTTGTAGCCAAGGAGGAGTTCATCCTCAATGCCCCTGA
- a CDS encoding cation:proton antiporter yields MLFITTTPISNSGIVTLPLTDPVYIFCVVLLIIAIAPFLSQLLKLPQLVVLIILGTILGNNVLGIISRDAQLILLEKIGLLYIMLLAGLQMDLKNFKRLGVRSLFFGCLTFGIPLIVGILSGYWLTGVILSSLLLGILYSPHTLVSYPIMTRLGIVQQEAVGVAVGGTIVTSIFTLVGLSIVQAFAGGNVGIWLWIKLLIFLPILAFLCFWGIPKIGKNIITQNPILPPLSVNGEGAGGRGSLQPMQPPSDSLNKQYIFVLTCLFITASATLLLGIDSIVGAFIAGLALNSLIPLTSPLMKQIEFVGNSLFIPAFMISVGVLSNPRVLFTHPENLGIALVIIIGAVGAKFLAALIAGQLYKYSFAEIMVMFSLTMSRAALVLVVALFGKNAGILNEGIFNGIIVYIIATCLASPLIADVFGRQVAEKQQLLQQAL; encoded by the coding sequence ATGCTATTTATCACTACAACACCAATTAGTAATAGTGGAATTGTTACTTTACCTCTAACCGATCCAGTTTATATTTTTTGTGTGGTGCTGTTGATTATTGCGATCGCACCCTTTCTATCCCAACTCCTCAAATTACCTCAATTAGTCGTTCTGATAATTCTAGGGACAATTTTAGGCAATAACGTTCTCGGTATTATATCACGAGATGCCCAATTAATATTATTAGAAAAAATTGGCTTGCTGTACATTATGTTGTTAGCAGGCTTGCAGATGGATTTAAAGAATTTTAAACGACTAGGAGTGCGATCGCTCTTTTTCGGCTGCCTAACTTTTGGCATTCCCCTAATTGTAGGTATCTTATCTGGTTATTGGTTAACAGGCGTAATATTATCCAGTTTACTTTTAGGTATTCTTTACTCGCCTCACACCCTAGTTTCTTATCCCATTATGACCAGGTTGGGAATTGTCCAGCAAGAAGCCGTAGGCGTAGCAGTTGGTGGCACAATTGTTACTTCTATTTTTACCCTAGTAGGCTTATCAATTGTCCAAGCATTTGCAGGTGGAAATGTGGGAATCTGGCTATGGATTAAATTATTAATTTTCCTGCCAATATTAGCCTTTTTATGTTTTTGGGGAATCCCTAAAATCGGTAAAAATATTATTACTCAAAATCCTATTTTACCCCCCCTCTCCGTTAACGGAGAGGGGGCAGGGGGGAGAGGTTCTCTTCAACCTATGCAACCCCCATCTGATAGCTTAAACAAGCAATATATTTTTGTATTAACCTGCTTATTTATTACAGCCAGTGCGACCTTATTATTAGGTATTGACTCCATAGTAGGCGCATTTATTGCTGGACTAGCCTTAAATTCTTTAATTCCCCTCACTAGCCCCTTAATGAAACAAATTGAATTTGTAGGAAATAGCTTATTTATTCCAGCATTTATGATTTCTGTAGGTGTGTTATCTAATCCCCGTGTTTTATTTACTCATCCTGAAAATTTAGGCATTGCCTTAGTGATAATTATTGGTGCAGTTGGGGCGAAGTTTTTAGCAGCATTGATAGCAGGGCAATTATATAAGTATTCTTTTGCTGAAATCATGGTAATGTTTAGCCTCACCATGTCTCGCGCAGCATTAGTATTAGTCGTTGCTTTGTTTGGTAAGAATGCCGGGATATTGAATGAGGGGATTTTTAATGGAATTATTGTATATATTATTGCTACCTGTTTAGCCAGTCCTTTAATAGCTGATGTTTTTGGTAGACAGGTAGCAGAAAAGCAACAATTACTTCAGCAAGCATTGTAA
- the murG gene encoding undecaprenyldiphospho-muramoylpentapeptide beta-N-acetylglucosaminyltransferase yields the protein MSKPSRLLIAASGTGGHLFPAIALAEQLPDYKIEWLGVPNRLETQLVPDQYPLHTINLEGFQQRFGLGTLGILLRLANSIRQVRQLLKENNFQGLVTTGGYIAAPAILAARSLSLPVILHEANALPGKVTRWLSPWCTNVAVGFAAAENYLPRVSTVVTGTPVRSQFRTPQTLDLPIPENVPLIVVVGGSQGAVAINQLVRQSAQSWFDAGAWIVHLTGENDPDAQSLQHPQYITLPFYKNMAGLFQRANLAISRAGAATLTELTVTQTPAILIPYPYAAEDHQLFNAAVLADAGAGIVFRQSELTPQLLESKVLHFLKSPLELKEMRSRAGALAIPDSAEILAELVRKLVN from the coding sequence GTGTCTAAACCGAGTCGTTTGCTGATTGCCGCCAGTGGTACTGGGGGACATTTATTTCCGGCGATCGCTCTAGCAGAGCAACTACCAGATTATAAAATTGAGTGGTTAGGTGTACCCAACAGACTCGAAACTCAGCTAGTACCCGATCAGTATCCTCTCCATACTATTAACTTGGAAGGATTTCAGCAGCGTTTTGGCTTAGGGACACTGGGAATTTTGTTACGCTTGGCAAATTCGATCCGCCAAGTTAGACAATTATTAAAAGAAAATAATTTTCAGGGATTAGTTACAACTGGTGGTTATATTGCAGCACCTGCAATTTTAGCAGCGCGATCGCTCTCTCTCCCTGTAATTCTTCACGAAGCTAACGCCCTCCCTGGTAAAGTTACCCGTTGGTTAAGTCCTTGGTGTACTAACGTAGCCGTAGGATTTGCCGCCGCAGAAAATTATCTCCCCCGCGTTTCCACAGTTGTTACTGGTACTCCTGTACGTTCTCAGTTTCGCACGCCCCAAACTTTAGATCTCCCCATTCCTGAAAACGTACCCTTAATAGTTGTGGTTGGAGGTTCTCAGGGTGCAGTTGCGATTAATCAATTAGTGCGACAATCGGCTCAATCTTGGTTTGATGCAGGTGCTTGGATTGTCCATCTCACAGGAGAAAATGATCCAGATGCTCAAAGTTTACAACACCCACAATATATTACCCTGCCCTTTTACAAAAATATGGCTGGGCTATTTCAACGGGCAAATTTAGCAATTAGTCGTGCTGGCGCGGCAACATTAACTGAATTGACAGTAACTCAAACACCTGCCATTTTGATTCCCTATCCTTATGCTGCTGAAGATCACCAACTCTTTAATGCAGCAGTTTTAGCAGACGCAGGGGCGGGTATAGTTTTTAGGCAATCAGAATTAACGCCTCAGTTGCTAGAAAGCAAAGTTTTACATTTCTTAAAATCTCCTTTGGAGTTAAAAGAAATGCGATCGCGTGCTGGTGCTTTAGCTATTCCCGACAGTGCAGAAATTTTAGCAGAGTTAGTGCGAAAGTTAGTAAATTAG
- a CDS encoding nuclear transport factor 2 family protein produces MGTSVTKQQVLYAIKQRKSNVLLFLLTLLLTTLSGNGVWAETPATAPTQLKNLLTQVETAANRHEVKTVMGFYSPNFTNSDGLNRTAVEKGLTQLWQRYPQLNYRTELQSWQPQGNGFVAETLTYITGNQQRDGRNMKFDGTMRSRQHFSNGKIVRQEILSERTQLSTGKKPPTVDVNLPEKVRPGQQYNFEAIVKEPIGDDVLLGAAVEEQVRTTAYTQPKSYELEPLAAGGIFKVGKAPRKLGNYWVSAVLIRADGVTIVTRRLQVANN; encoded by the coding sequence ATGGGAACCTCTGTAACTAAACAGCAAGTTTTATACGCAATTAAACAGCGTAAATCCAATGTTTTATTGTTTTTATTAACACTGTTGTTAACAACGCTTTCAGGTAATGGGGTTTGGGCAGAAACTCCTGCAACCGCCCCGACACAACTCAAAAACCTGTTGACGCAAGTTGAAACCGCCGCCAACCGTCACGAAGTTAAAACTGTAATGGGATTTTATAGCCCAAATTTTACTAACTCTGATGGCTTAAATCGTACTGCTGTAGAAAAAGGTTTAACTCAACTGTGGCAACGTTATCCGCAACTCAACTACCGTACAGAATTGCAATCTTGGCAGCCACAGGGGAATGGTTTTGTTGCCGAAACCTTAACTTATATTACTGGGAACCAGCAGCGTGACGGCAGGAATATGAAATTTGATGGCACAATGCGATCGCGCCAGCATTTCAGTAATGGCAAAATAGTTCGACAAGAAATCTTATCAGAACGCACCCAACTATCAACTGGGAAAAAACCTCCGACTGTGGACGTAAATTTGCCAGAGAAAGTACGCCCTGGTCAACAGTATAACTTTGAAGCGATCGTCAAAGAACCAATCGGAGATGATGTGCTACTCGGCGCTGCTGTAGAAGAGCAGGTGCGTACAACTGCCTATACTCAGCCCAAGTCTTATGAGCTAGAACCACTAGCTGCGGGTGGAATTTTTAAGGTAGGAAAAGCACCCCGTAAACTAGGGAATTATTGGGTTTCAGCAGTGTTAATTCGGGCGGATGGCGTAACGATTGTGACCCGACGCTTACAAGTAGCTAACAATTAA
- a CDS encoding Rpn family recombination-promoting nuclease/putative transposase: protein MKTDIIFYEIFKEFPHIFFELIGCSNTNPNTYQFLAPEIKQRTFRLDGVFSPLAEFQEQPLYFVEVQFYKDEEFYDRLFTSIFLYFSQYQPPNPDWYVIVIYAHRNQEGSLHPRYRNLVEPHLRRIYLDELGDKASQSLGVGIVKLVVENSSQAGKVAQQLITQAREQLTDPIVQEKVLQFIETIIVYKFPNLSPKEIEAMLNLDIIRGTRVFQEAEQEGRQKGEQEAKIQLVPKLLQKGFSIQEIAELLELDAETVRKARQ, encoded by the coding sequence ATGAAAACAGACATAATTTTTTACGAAATATTTAAAGAATTTCCCCACATTTTTTTTGAACTGATAGGTTGTTCAAATACCAATCCCAACACATACCAATTCCTAGCACCAGAAATTAAACAGCGCACCTTTAGATTAGACGGTGTATTCTCCCCACTGGCGGAATTTCAGGAGCAACCCCTTTATTTTGTCGAAGTTCAATTCTACAAAGATGAAGAATTTTACGACAGACTATTTACCAGCATTTTCCTTTATTTCAGCCAATATCAACCACCTAATCCCGACTGGTACGTGATAGTTATTTATGCCCACCGCAACCAGGAAGGCAGTTTACACCCCCGTTATCGTAATTTAGTAGAACCCCACCTGCGCCGCATTTACCTCGACGAACTCGGAGACAAAGCATCACAATCTTTAGGTGTAGGAATAGTTAAATTAGTAGTAGAAAACTCTTCTCAAGCAGGGAAAGTTGCTCAACAACTTATTACCCAAGCTAGAGAACAACTAACAGATCCCATTGTCCAAGAAAAAGTTTTACAGTTTATCGAAACAATAATTGTCTACAAATTCCCCAATTTAAGCCCAAAGGAGATAGAAGCTATGCTCAATCTAGATATTATTAGAGGAACAAGAGTTTTCCAAGAAGCAGAACAAGAGGGAAGACAAAAAGGCGAGCAAGAAGCCAAAATACAATTGGTTCCTAAGCTACTGCAAAAAGGCTTTAGTATTCAGGAAATAGCGGAATTATTAGAATTGGATGCTGAAACTGTTAGAAAAGCTAGGCAATAG